A part of Paenarthrobacter sp. A20 genomic DNA contains:
- the gatB gene encoding Asp-tRNA(Asn)/Glu-tRNA(Gln) amidotransferase subunit GatB: protein MSVDATLSFEEAMEKYDPVLGFEVHVELNTKTKMFSSAPNVFGDEPNTNVNEVDLGMPGVLPVVNKTAVESSIKIGLALNCKIAESCRFARKNYFYPDTPKNFQTSQYDEPIAYDGYLDIELEDGTVFRVEIERAHMEEDAGKLTHMGGAAGRIQGADYSLVDYNRSGVPLVEIVTKPIEGAGSRAPELAKAYVAAVREIVKNLGVSDAKMERGNVRCDANVSLRPHGRERFGIRSETKNVNSLRAVEHAVRYEIQRHAAVLDSGEPVIQETRHWHEDTRSTTSGRPKSDADDYRYFPEPDLVPVVASREWVEELRATLPEPPAERRKRLKEAWGYSDLEFRDVVNAGVMDSIEETIAAGASADVARKWWMGEIVGRAKVADVDPSELGVTPQVIVELNKLVEDGKINNKMATQVLDGVLAGEGTPAEIVEQRGLAVVSDDGPLLEAIDAALAAQPDVAEKIRGGKVQAIGAIVGGVMKATRGQADAGRVRELILEKLGVEG from the coding sequence ATGTCCGTCGACGCAACCCTGAGCTTCGAAGAGGCCATGGAGAAGTACGATCCCGTCCTGGGGTTCGAGGTCCACGTGGAGCTCAACACCAAGACCAAGATGTTCTCCTCCGCGCCGAACGTCTTCGGTGACGAGCCGAACACCAACGTCAACGAGGTTGACCTGGGCATGCCCGGCGTCCTGCCGGTAGTGAACAAGACGGCTGTGGAGTCTTCCATCAAGATCGGCCTTGCACTGAACTGCAAGATCGCCGAGTCCTGCCGTTTCGCCCGGAAGAACTACTTCTACCCGGACACTCCGAAGAACTTCCAGACCTCGCAGTACGACGAACCGATCGCCTACGACGGATACCTCGACATCGAGCTCGAGGACGGCACGGTCTTCCGCGTGGAGATCGAACGCGCCCACATGGAGGAGGACGCCGGCAAGCTGACCCACATGGGTGGCGCCGCGGGCCGCATCCAGGGTGCCGACTACTCGCTGGTGGACTACAACCGTTCGGGTGTTCCGCTGGTGGAGATCGTCACCAAGCCGATCGAGGGCGCGGGCAGCCGCGCACCTGAGCTGGCCAAGGCCTACGTCGCCGCGGTCCGCGAGATCGTGAAGAACCTTGGTGTTTCCGATGCCAAGATGGAGCGCGGCAACGTCCGTTGCGACGCCAACGTTTCCCTGCGCCCGCACGGCCGGGAACGCTTCGGTATCCGTTCGGAAACCAAGAACGTGAACTCGCTGCGCGCCGTCGAGCACGCCGTCCGCTATGAAATCCAGCGCCACGCTGCCGTCCTGGATTCCGGCGAACCGGTCATCCAGGAGACACGCCACTGGCACGAGGACACACGTTCGACGACGTCGGGCCGGCCCAAGTCCGACGCTGACGATTACCGCTACTTCCCGGAGCCGGACCTGGTTCCCGTCGTCGCGTCCCGTGAGTGGGTGGAGGAGCTCCGCGCTACCCTTCCCGAGCCGCCGGCCGAGCGCCGGAAGCGCCTCAAGGAAGCTTGGGGCTACTCGGACCTGGAGTTCCGTGACGTGGTCAACGCCGGCGTCATGGACTCCATCGAGGAAACCATCGCAGCCGGTGCGTCCGCCGATGTTGCCCGTAAATGGTGGATGGGTGAGATCGTTGGCCGCGCCAAGGTTGCCGACGTCGATCCTTCCGAGCTGGGCGTCACTCCGCAGGTCATCGTCGAGCTGAACAAGCTCGTCGAAGACGGCAAGATCAACAACAAGATGGCCACCCAGGTCCTGGACGGCGTCCTCGCCGGCGAAGGTACTCCGGCGGAGATCGTCGAGCAGCGCGGCCTGGCCGTTGTGTCCGATGACGGCCCCCTCTTGGAAGCCATCGACGCCGCACTGGCAGCACAGCCTGACGTGGCGGAGAAGATCCGGGGCGGCAAGGTTCAGGCCATCGGCGCAATCGTTGGCGGCGTCATGAAGGCCACCCGTGGCCAAGCGGACGCCGGACGAGTCCGCGAGCTCATCCTGGAGAAGCTCGGCGTCGAGGGCTAA
- a CDS encoding DUF5666 domain-containing protein, producing MATLRPGLRKGLLAGGIAVALTGGGAAAVWAGTQPSPSPSSTSASPSPSATTKAKSTEGRGQAIHGEHVVKQQDGTFSTVVTQLGTIENVSDSEVTVKSEDGFAQRYVIKAETRIAKVPADTSDLRNGRGRPTLPSATAADLKPGDTVRISGTKDGDTVTATRVVSGELPAGLKGGHGHRGHGPK from the coding sequence ATGGCCACTCTCAGACCAGGCCTTCGTAAGGGCCTTCTCGCCGGCGGGATCGCCGTCGCACTGACCGGCGGCGGGGCCGCCGCTGTGTGGGCGGGCACCCAACCCAGCCCTTCGCCGTCGAGCACCTCTGCTTCACCCAGTCCGTCCGCGACGACGAAAGCCAAGTCCACCGAGGGGCGTGGGCAGGCAATCCATGGCGAGCACGTCGTCAAGCAACAGGACGGCACCTTCAGCACCGTTGTCACGCAGCTTGGAACCATCGAGAACGTCAGTGACTCCGAAGTGACAGTGAAGAGCGAGGACGGCTTTGCCCAGCGGTACGTGATCAAGGCGGAGACACGGATCGCCAAGGTGCCTGCTGATACATCGGATCTGAGGAATGGCAGGGGCCGGCCCACATTGCCGTCGGCCACGGCTGCCGACCTCAAGCCTGGCGACACAGTGCGCATCAGCGGGACGAAGGACGGCGATACCGTCACGGCTACCAGGGTGGTATCGGGCGAGTTGCCTGCGGGCCTCAAAGGCGGCCACGGGCACAGGGGCCACGGGCCTAAGTAG
- a CDS encoding formylglycine-generating enzyme family protein, with amino-acid sequence MADCCSPGADAREHSTSGMTLPLRTVGGQRNVRAAVEPSASSPAASKETNDVGIPAGTFAMGDPFGEGYEADGESPVHHVSISGFRISATTVSNEDFAAFVDATGHRTDSETFGTSAVFHLAVRAATQDILNRVNNVPWWLNVRGADWAHPAGPLSHWSEIPDHPVTHVSHNDALAYCEWAGRRLPTEAEWEYAARGGLPGQRYPWGNELHTDEPGEAAHNCNIWQGEFPSRNTVEDGYLTTAPVRSFAPNGYGLYQTSGNVWEWCSDWFLPKYYKTCLAAGTVEDPQGPTIGRGRVMRGGSYLCHDSYCNRYRLAARSSNTPDSASGNLGFRTVAL; translated from the coding sequence ATGGCAGATTGCTGCAGCCCAGGCGCCGACGCCCGGGAACACTCGACGTCGGGGATGACGCTCCCCCTGCGTACCGTGGGCGGACAGCGGAACGTGCGCGCCGCCGTCGAGCCTTCCGCAAGCAGTCCCGCAGCGTCCAAGGAAACAAACGACGTCGGCATCCCCGCCGGGACCTTCGCGATGGGCGACCCCTTCGGCGAGGGCTATGAAGCCGACGGCGAGTCTCCAGTGCACCACGTGTCCATTTCAGGCTTCCGGATCAGCGCCACCACCGTCAGCAACGAGGATTTCGCGGCGTTCGTGGACGCCACCGGGCATCGAACCGACTCGGAAACGTTCGGAACATCGGCAGTGTTCCATCTGGCCGTCAGAGCCGCCACGCAGGACATCCTCAACCGCGTCAACAACGTGCCCTGGTGGCTCAACGTCCGTGGAGCCGACTGGGCACACCCTGCAGGACCGCTCTCGCACTGGTCCGAAATCCCGGACCACCCCGTAACCCATGTGTCGCACAACGATGCCCTGGCCTACTGCGAGTGGGCCGGCCGGCGGCTGCCCACAGAAGCTGAGTGGGAATATGCGGCCCGGGGCGGCCTACCCGGCCAGAGGTACCCCTGGGGCAACGAACTGCACACCGATGAGCCAGGCGAGGCTGCCCACAACTGCAACATCTGGCAAGGCGAGTTCCCCTCCCGCAACACGGTGGAGGACGGCTACCTCACCACGGCACCCGTGCGTTCGTTTGCCCCCAACGGCTACGGTCTCTACCAAACCAGCGGGAACGTGTGGGAATGGTGCAGCGACTGGTTCCTGCCCAAGTACTACAAAACGTGCCTCGCAGCAGGAACCGTCGAAGACCCCCAGGGACCCACGATTGGCCGCGGCAGGGTGATGCGCGGCGGCTCGTACCTCTGCCACGATTCGTACTGCAACCGCTACCGCCTCGCAGCACGGAGCTCGAACACGCCGGACTCAGCCAGCGGCAACCTCGGATTCAGGACTGTGGCCCTCTAA
- a CDS encoding sugar ABC transporter permease — MNSTTEQAPALPEARRVPAPAGGDTPGSGAKKRKRSKPPQQSFRSRLRRDKQMLLMMVPGVAFLLLFFYIPILGNVIAFQDYQPYLGIGDSLWVGWQNFVDLFGNPDFIHAFWNTLYLAAWQLVFLFPVPLVLALIVDSLISTRVRRIFQSIAYLPHFLSWVLVIAFFQQMLGGAGFVNNLLRDWGMDPIPFMTNPETFPVMVVVQMIWKDAGWAMIIFLAALASIDASLYEAAAADGAGRWRRMWHITLPGLRPVIVLLLILRIGDILSVGFEQFILQRDAVGAGAAEVLDTFTYYTGVVGGGWSSGAAAGLAKGVVSALLIYGANKLAHRFGEDGIFAKQVR, encoded by the coding sequence ATGAACTCGACGACGGAACAGGCTCCGGCATTGCCCGAAGCTCGCCGAGTCCCGGCCCCGGCAGGTGGAGACACCCCCGGATCCGGTGCGAAGAAGCGGAAGCGAAGCAAGCCCCCGCAGCAGAGTTTCCGATCCCGCCTGCGACGCGACAAGCAGATGTTGCTCATGATGGTCCCGGGTGTGGCCTTCCTGCTGCTCTTCTTCTACATCCCCATCCTGGGCAACGTCATCGCGTTCCAGGACTACCAGCCCTACTTGGGCATCGGCGACAGCTTGTGGGTTGGTTGGCAGAACTTTGTGGATCTGTTCGGCAATCCGGACTTCATCCACGCTTTCTGGAACACCTTGTACCTGGCCGCCTGGCAGTTGGTCTTCCTTTTCCCGGTGCCGCTGGTGCTGGCGCTGATTGTGGATTCACTGATCAGCACCCGGGTCCGCCGGATCTTCCAGAGCATCGCCTACCTGCCGCACTTCCTTTCCTGGGTGCTGGTGATCGCGTTCTTCCAGCAAATGCTGGGCGGCGCAGGCTTCGTCAACAACCTTCTCCGGGACTGGGGCATGGATCCCATTCCCTTCATGACCAACCCGGAAACATTCCCGGTCATGGTGGTCGTCCAGATGATCTGGAAGGACGCGGGCTGGGCAATGATCATCTTCCTGGCAGCCCTCGCCAGCATCGATGCTTCCCTCTATGAAGCTGCAGCGGCTGACGGTGCAGGCCGCTGGCGCCGGATGTGGCACATCACCCTCCCGGGCCTGAGGCCCGTCATTGTGCTCCTGCTCATCCTGCGCATCGGCGACATCCTCTCTGTCGGCTTTGAGCAGTTCATCCTGCAGCGTGACGCAGTGGGCGCTGGAGCCGCGGAAGTGCTGGACACCTTCACCTACTACACCGGCGTAGTGGGAGGCGGCTGGAGCTCAGGTGCCGCGGCCGGCCTCGCGAAGGGCGTGGTCAGTGCGCTGCTGATCTACGGCGCCAACAAACTTGCCCACCGCTTCGGCGAAGACGGAATCTTCGCAAAACAAGTGCGCTGA
- a CDS encoding carbohydrate ABC transporter permease — protein MATTLFARKPRELTYNPKRPVWKEKPSALYQTVKAVVLIVFSLSILTPILLVVSTSLADTEQLVKAGGFVLWPERPTLEAYATIFKGPMVLQSLGVSMLVTAVGTILALFVTITMAYATSRTVLFGRPVILAVLFTLLFAPGLIPSFLMIRQLGLLDSLWSLILPGIFGAFNFVVMRSFFMNIPGELIESARIDGANDWQILWRIVMPLSKAVIAVVGLFYAVGFWNSFFNALLYINDHSKWPIQLLLRNFVVQGSGAADQLGITTTPPPQSIQMAVVVVALVPILMVYPFLQKHFAKGVITGAVKG, from the coding sequence ATGGCAACAACACTTTTCGCTAGAAAACCCCGGGAACTTACGTACAACCCCAAGCGCCCGGTATGGAAGGAAAAGCCTTCCGCCCTGTACCAAACGGTCAAGGCAGTGGTCCTGATCGTGTTCAGCCTGTCCATTCTGACGCCCATCCTCCTGGTGGTCTCAACGTCGCTGGCCGACACTGAGCAACTCGTGAAGGCCGGAGGTTTTGTCCTGTGGCCGGAGCGTCCCACGCTGGAGGCCTACGCCACCATCTTTAAAGGCCCCATGGTGCTGCAGTCACTCGGCGTGAGCATGCTGGTCACGGCGGTGGGCACCATCCTGGCCCTGTTCGTGACCATCACCATGGCCTATGCCACCAGCCGGACGGTGCTCTTTGGCCGTCCTGTGATCCTCGCAGTCCTGTTCACGCTCCTGTTTGCGCCGGGCCTGATCCCGTCATTCCTCATGATCCGCCAGCTGGGACTGCTTGACTCCCTCTGGTCGCTGATCCTCCCGGGCATCTTCGGAGCATTCAACTTCGTGGTGATGCGCTCGTTCTTCATGAACATTCCGGGTGAATTGATCGAAAGCGCCAGGATCGACGGCGCCAACGACTGGCAGATCCTGTGGCGCATCGTGATGCCGCTGTCCAAAGCCGTGATCGCCGTCGTCGGGCTGTTCTACGCCGTCGGTTTCTGGAACTCGTTCTTCAATGCCCTGCTGTACATCAACGATCACAGCAAGTGGCCCATCCAGTTGCTGCTCCGCAACTTCGTGGTCCAGGGCAGTGGCGCGGCGGACCAGCTGGGAATCACCACCACACCGCCACCGCAGTCCATCCAGATGGCAGTGGTCGTGGTGGCGCTCGTCCCGATCCTGATGGTCTACCCGTTCCTCCAGAAGCACTTTGCCAAGGGCGTCATCACCGGAGCAGTCAAGGGCTAG
- a CDS encoding sugar ABC transporter substrate-binding protein, translated as MTSTTSQAGFSRRGFLGLAGLAVTAAGLSACGGGGAASNGGAAASASVKLPTYKEFTGVTPDIAGNAKGLQAGYFKLPTAVQSVKTPPLKGKVTGLTETFDTMSPGMKDNPFWQRLNAKLGGDLELQIAEDIGDGYPAKFATVLASNDLPDMMWVPPNQGIPNVGPMLEAKFQDLTPYLSGDAVLEYPNLAALKPDSWKTAVVNGKIWGAPIPSTPFGQVYLGNHDMWAKVGGFEAASADEFLEKAKELTRPGDQQYALEPAYINALHMVTEWFGAPNSWAVNKDRTLTHLYETDEYMAGVEFTAKMFAAGVFYPDSKATDIRSRVANGSVAAQVVVGPHDIRSYRALNKTAQFDVLIPFSADGKVKPVYDMGYGTVGFTPFKKADEGKIRELLSLINYLSAPFGTVEYMQKNFGELGQDYTIDGSGNPARTETGTTNAPGLVSALNIMSSPENVIFNPGFDDDTRYVSQQEEKLLEFAWRNPTNGSYSDTNAKVGAKITKQLRDKVVDIITGRAKIDELKDAVKRWKSEGGDKMRDEYQAALDPNVPVFRS; from the coding sequence ATGACGAGCACTACCTCCCAGGCCGGATTCAGCCGCCGCGGTTTCCTTGGCCTCGCAGGCTTGGCCGTGACCGCCGCAGGCTTGTCCGCCTGTGGTGGTGGCGGAGCCGCGAGCAACGGAGGCGCCGCTGCCTCAGCTTCGGTCAAGTTGCCCACATACAAGGAATTCACTGGCGTCACCCCGGACATCGCGGGCAACGCCAAGGGCCTCCAAGCCGGCTACTTCAAGCTGCCCACCGCTGTGCAGTCCGTGAAGACGCCGCCGCTCAAGGGCAAGGTCACCGGTCTCACCGAAACCTTCGACACCATGAGCCCTGGCATGAAGGACAACCCCTTCTGGCAGCGACTCAACGCCAAGCTCGGCGGCGACCTGGAGCTCCAGATCGCCGAAGACATCGGAGACGGCTACCCGGCCAAGTTCGCCACCGTCCTGGCCAGTAACGATCTCCCGGACATGATGTGGGTTCCGCCGAACCAGGGCATCCCCAACGTCGGACCCATGCTCGAAGCCAAGTTCCAGGACCTGACGCCCTACCTCTCCGGTGACGCCGTCCTGGAGTACCCCAACCTGGCCGCACTCAAGCCCGATTCCTGGAAGACCGCCGTCGTGAACGGCAAGATCTGGGGAGCTCCCATCCCGAGTACCCCCTTTGGCCAGGTGTACCTGGGCAACCACGACATGTGGGCCAAGGTGGGCGGCTTCGAAGCGGCCAGCGCCGACGAATTCCTTGAGAAGGCCAAGGAGCTGACCCGACCGGGGGACCAGCAGTACGCGCTGGAACCTGCCTATATCAATGCACTCCACATGGTCACCGAATGGTTTGGCGCCCCGAACAGCTGGGCCGTCAACAAGGACCGCACGCTGACCCACCTGTACGAAACCGATGAATACATGGCCGGCGTGGAGTTCACGGCCAAGATGTTCGCAGCCGGCGTCTTCTACCCGGACTCCAAGGCAACCGACATCCGTTCGCGCGTCGCCAACGGCAGCGTGGCCGCCCAGGTGGTGGTTGGCCCGCACGACATCCGCAGCTACCGTGCACTGAACAAGACCGCCCAGTTCGATGTCCTCATTCCGTTCAGTGCGGACGGCAAGGTCAAACCGGTGTACGACATGGGCTACGGAACGGTGGGCTTCACCCCGTTCAAGAAGGCCGATGAGGGCAAGATCCGCGAGCTGCTCTCGCTCATCAACTATCTGTCCGCACCGTTCGGCACCGTGGAGTACATGCAGAAGAACTTCGGCGAGCTCGGCCAGGACTACACGATCGACGGCTCCGGGAACCCGGCGCGCACCGAAACGGGAACTACCAACGCCCCCGGACTGGTGTCGGCGTTGAACATCATGTCCAGCCCGGAAAACGTCATCTTCAACCCCGGTTTCGACGACGACACCCGGTATGTCAGCCAGCAGGAGGAGAAGCTCCTTGAGTTCGCCTGGCGGAACCCCACCAACGGTTCCTACTCGGACACCAACGCCAAGGTGGGCGCCAAGATCACCAAGCAGCTGCGCGACAAGGTAGTGGACATCATTACCGGCCGCGCCAAGATCGACGAGCTCAAGGACGCGGTCAAACGCTGGAAGAGCGAAGGCGGCGACAAGATGCGCGATGAGTACCAGGCCGCGTTGGACCCCAACGTGCCGGTGTTCAGGAGCTAG
- a CDS encoding LacI family DNA-binding transcriptional regulator, producing MAKASTTGIRPTIRMVAELAGVSTATVSYVLSGRRGDGGPGVSDPTAEKVKAAAERLGYRPNQAARAIRTGRTNTVILSLTMLSDPWSLSVIEAVQKAAVPLGITPMILGDADWVKVLGTHNADAVFVDAVRPDQRDALRKLAEHGTTLVVFDEEVKAEGFDVIRSIAGPGCRMAVEHLLHGHRRVACLTPATAAGTSGGTRYRAYSEALADAGIPERDDFVGLFDGTSAGAYAAATRLLSLPDRPTAIYATTDYAAVSAINAAQRLGLAVGTDVDIIGVGNTVEGERMSPSLSTVGPVDFFDKLARVLLRRATGPAGTAATEQPGVLDFPWHLFVRESAPHRSAATRLY from the coding sequence ATGGCAAAAGCGAGCACCACCGGAATCCGGCCCACCATACGTATGGTGGCCGAGTTGGCGGGAGTTTCCACGGCCACGGTTTCCTATGTGCTGTCGGGGCGCCGCGGCGATGGCGGACCTGGGGTGTCGGATCCGACGGCGGAGAAGGTCAAGGCGGCTGCGGAGCGGCTCGGGTACCGCCCCAACCAGGCGGCCCGGGCCATCCGGACCGGCCGGACCAATACGGTCATCCTGTCGCTGACCATGCTGTCCGATCCTTGGTCCCTGTCCGTCATCGAGGCCGTGCAGAAGGCTGCGGTCCCGCTGGGAATCACTCCGATGATCCTGGGCGACGCCGACTGGGTCAAAGTGCTCGGCACCCACAACGCCGACGCCGTGTTCGTGGACGCAGTCCGTCCCGACCAGCGGGACGCCCTGCGGAAACTGGCCGAGCACGGAACCACGCTGGTGGTCTTCGACGAGGAAGTAAAAGCGGAGGGCTTCGACGTCATCCGTTCCATCGCCGGGCCGGGCTGCCGCATGGCTGTGGAGCACCTGCTCCACGGCCATCGCAGGGTAGCTTGTTTGACTCCCGCAACGGCGGCCGGCACCTCCGGCGGTACCCGGTACCGTGCGTACTCGGAGGCGTTGGCGGATGCGGGGATTCCGGAACGCGACGATTTCGTTGGCTTGTTCGATGGCACCAGTGCCGGGGCCTACGCCGCGGCCACGCGGCTGCTCAGCCTGCCGGACCGGCCTACCGCCATCTACGCCACCACCGATTACGCGGCTGTCAGCGCCATTAATGCCGCCCAGCGCCTGGGCCTGGCCGTTGGCACTGATGTGGACATCATCGGCGTGGGCAACACCGTGGAAGGTGAGCGGATGTCACCATCGCTGAGCACCGTGGGTCCCGTCGATTTCTTCGACAAACTCGCCCGGGTTCTCTTGAGGCGGGCCACAGGTCCGGCCGGCACGGCCGCGACGGAGCAACCCGGCGTCCTCGACTTTCCCTGGCACTTGTTCGTGCGCGAATCGGCGCCGCACCGCAGCGCCGCAACCAGACTTTACTAG
- a CDS encoding Gfo/Idh/MocA family protein, with the protein MEKDLKVGIVGFGLRSGLWKHAHKPGQGSEVTIVCDLSERGRADAAERIPTARVTDDLEELLASGLDAVLVLTPDNQHAAVAVRTLKAGIPTFCEKPLDITVEAADLILTTAYETGTRLYVGHNMRHMPVVVQMRQLIEEGRIGDVKAVWCRHFVGHGGDYYFKDWHAQRANVTSLLLQKGAHDIDVIHWLAGGYTKRVAAVGDLAVYGDVANRSNNAGKRMGDWFSMDNWPPTEQKDLAEVIDVEDISMMNMVLDNGVLASYQQCHFTPDYWRNYTVIGTKGRIENLGDGPGETINVWTSRTSGYAVPDEVITIQDGEGGHGGADPRLIEEFLRFASVGGQTQTSPIAARQAVVAGILAAESLRGDGSAREVPELPEEMVEYFDAGQPALVRD; encoded by the coding sequence ATGGAAAAGGATTTGAAGGTCGGCATCGTAGGTTTCGGCCTGCGTTCAGGGCTTTGGAAACACGCCCATAAGCCGGGCCAGGGCTCCGAGGTCACCATTGTTTGCGACCTCAGTGAACGAGGCCGGGCGGACGCTGCGGAACGCATTCCTACGGCCCGGGTCACGGACGATCTTGAGGAACTGCTGGCCAGCGGCCTGGACGCCGTCCTGGTCCTGACCCCCGATAACCAGCACGCCGCCGTCGCGGTCCGTACGCTCAAGGCGGGCATCCCCACCTTCTGCGAGAAGCCGCTCGACATCACTGTGGAGGCTGCGGACTTGATCCTTACGACGGCCTACGAAACCGGCACCCGCTTGTACGTCGGCCACAATATGCGGCACATGCCGGTGGTCGTCCAGATGCGCCAGCTCATCGAGGAAGGCCGAATTGGCGATGTCAAGGCCGTGTGGTGCCGCCACTTCGTCGGTCACGGCGGTGACTACTACTTCAAGGACTGGCATGCGCAGCGCGCCAATGTCACCTCGCTGCTGCTCCAAAAAGGTGCGCACGACATCGATGTGATCCACTGGCTTGCCGGTGGCTACACCAAGCGGGTTGCCGCCGTCGGCGATCTTGCTGTCTACGGTGACGTAGCCAACCGCAGCAACAATGCCGGCAAGCGCATGGGGGATTGGTTCTCCATGGACAACTGGCCGCCCACCGAGCAGAAGGACCTGGCGGAGGTGATCGACGTCGAGGATATCTCCATGATGAACATGGTGCTGGACAACGGCGTCCTGGCCTCTTACCAGCAGTGCCACTTCACGCCTGATTACTGGCGCAACTACACGGTGATCGGCACCAAGGGCCGGATCGAGAACCTCGGCGACGGCCCCGGCGAAACCATCAACGTGTGGACCAGCCGGACGTCAGGCTATGCAGTGCCTGACGAGGTCATCACCATCCAGGACGGGGAAGGCGGCCACGGCGGCGCGGATCCCCGCCTGATCGAGGAATTCCTGCGGTTCGCGTCCGTAGGCGGCCAGACCCAGACCAGCCCCATCGCCGCGCGCCAGGCAGTAGTGGCCGGCATCCTCGCAGCCGAATCGCTGCGCGGGGACGGCTCGGCCCGCGAGGTTCCGGAACTCCCTGAGGAGATGGTGGAGTACTTCGACGCCGGCCAGCCCGCCCTGGTCCGCGACTGA